A part of Chthoniobacterales bacterium genomic DNA contains:
- a CDS encoding OmpA family protein, with protein MKPTLLFTLATCATIAFSSCAGKKHGGEDSVGVDGDYVTGTPLPDRVEGANFFGGTVDRSQFQPVYFAYDSFTVSDAELAKLDAVASAVKGGKNDIIIAGFTDSAGTEEYNRGLGERRAQAVRESLIGMGVSGDRLQTVSFGEEMPADPSNDAKNRRAEFGVVK; from the coding sequence ATGAAGCCCACTCTCCTCTTCACCCTCGCGACCTGCGCGACCATTGCCTTTTCCTCCTGCGCCGGCAAAAAGCACGGCGGCGAGGACTCCGTGGGCGTCGATGGCGACTACGTGACCGGCACGCCGCTGCCCGATCGCGTCGAGGGCGCGAATTTCTTCGGAGGCACCGTCGATCGCAGCCAGTTCCAGCCCGTTTACTTCGCCTACGACAGCTTCACCGTTTCCGATGCCGAACTCGCGAAGCTCGACGCCGTCGCGAGCGCCGTGAAGGGCGGCAAGAACGACATCATCATCGCCGGCTTCACCGACAGCGCCGGCACCGAGGAATACAACCGCGGCCTCGGCGAACGTCGCGCGCAGGCCGTGCGCGAGTCGCTCATCGGCATGGGCGTCTCCGGCGACCGGCTTCAGACCGTCAGCTTCGGCGAGGAAATGCCTGCCGATCCGAGCAACGACGCGAAGAATCGCCGCGCGGAATTTGGTGTCGTCAAGTAA
- the dxr gene encoding 1-deoxy-D-xylulose-5-phosphate reductoisomerase — MRKRRVVILGATGSIGQSARQVARNLPDRMEIVGMAAHSNAAGLAEAAAEFPGARTVLASAPGGADALIALATLPEADLVLVAIVGTAGLAPALAAIEAGKDIAVASKEILVLAGEIVMAAARRKGVHVLPVDSEHNAIFQCLEGRAPDHVRRLILTCSGGPFRKTPAEEIALATPAMALKHPTWTMGRKITIDSATLFNKALEMIEARWLFDVGMDRIDVVVHPQSIVHSLVEFVDGSQLAQLSQSDMCFPIQYAITYPDRVAGALAPLDLATAGRLEFEAPREDVFPALRLAREAGATGGTLPAVLNAANEIAVDAFLGDRIAFPDIWRLVEETMAAHAVVPHPDLATLLEADAWARRTASAR, encoded by the coding sequence ATGAGGAAACGCCGGGTCGTCATCCTTGGCGCGACCGGATCCATCGGCCAGAGCGCCCGGCAGGTCGCCCGCAATCTGCCCGACCGGATGGAAATCGTCGGCATGGCGGCGCACTCGAATGCCGCCGGCCTCGCGGAAGCCGCCGCCGAGTTTCCCGGCGCCCGCACCGTGCTCGCCAGCGCTCCCGGTGGCGCGGACGCACTCATCGCCCTCGCCACCCTTCCCGAGGCCGATCTCGTGCTCGTTGCCATCGTCGGCACGGCCGGCCTGGCCCCGGCGCTCGCCGCCATCGAGGCAGGCAAGGATATCGCCGTCGCCAGCAAGGAGATCCTCGTGCTCGCCGGCGAGATCGTGATGGCCGCCGCCCGGCGCAAGGGCGTCCACGTGCTGCCCGTCGACAGCGAACACAACGCCATCTTCCAATGCCTCGAGGGCCGCGCCCCGGACCACGTGCGCCGGCTCATCCTCACCTGCTCGGGCGGGCCGTTCCGCAAGACGCCGGCCGAGGAAATTGCCCTCGCCACCCCCGCGATGGCGCTGAAACACCCGACCTGGACGATGGGGCGCAAGATCACGATCGATTCCGCCACGCTCTTCAACAAGGCGCTGGAAATGATCGAGGCCCGCTGGCTCTTCGACGTCGGCATGGACCGCATCGACGTCGTCGTCCACCCGCAGAGCATCGTGCATTCGCTCGTGGAATTCGTCGACGGCTCGCAGCTCGCGCAACTCAGCCAGTCCGACATGTGTTTCCCGATCCAATACGCGATCACGTATCCCGACCGCGTCGCCGGAGCGCTCGCTCCGCTCGATCTGGCGACGGCGGGTCGACTGGAATTCGAGGCCCCGCGCGAGGATGTCTTTCCCGCCCTCCGCCTGGCCCGCGAAGCCGGCGCCACCGGCGGCACGCTGCCTGCCGTGCTGAACGCGGCGAACGAAATCGCGGTCGACGCCTTCCTCGGAGACCGAATCGCGTTCCCCGATATCTGGCGTCTCGTCGAAGAAACCATGGCGGCGCACGCCGTCGTTCCCCATCCCGATCTCGCGACCCTGCTCGAAGCCGACGCCTGGGCGCGGCGAACGGCCTCCGCCCGCTAA
- a CDS encoding phosphatidate cytidylyltransferase — translation MNSQRLTFFLRLGSTVTLWAIILASIFSGREWAFFLVIAGMPMIALWEYFRMLDKDGIPNFQLTALISAAVFLGGSFYYSSVNGSARALDVDMAILVLFVIVMFARQMFVSIRDREPLQTLAYTLFGLFWIIWMFSFITKILFLPPRSPAGDPTGQFYVLFLVAVTKFSDMGAYVFGSLFGKHPFVPHISPKKTWEGFFGALFASLLAAFGLHWLIPTKLAAFGTIDLAVLGLVLGFAAVIGDLAESIVKRSTQIKDSGAALPGIGGTLDLIDSLLFTAPLLYFYMRFVLGIS, via the coding sequence ATGAATTCCCAGCGGCTCACCTTTTTTCTGCGCCTCGGCAGCACGGTGACCCTCTGGGCGATTATTCTCGCGTCGATCTTCTCCGGCCGGGAATGGGCTTTCTTCCTCGTGATCGCGGGCATGCCGATGATCGCGCTCTGGGAATACTTCCGCATGCTGGACAAGGACGGCATTCCGAACTTCCAGCTCACTGCGCTCATCTCCGCCGCGGTCTTCCTCGGCGGGAGCTTCTACTACTCGAGCGTCAACGGCTCCGCCCGCGCGCTCGACGTCGACATGGCGATCCTCGTGCTGTTCGTCATCGTGATGTTCGCCCGCCAGATGTTCGTTTCCATTCGTGACCGCGAGCCGCTGCAAACGCTGGCCTACACGCTCTTCGGGCTGTTCTGGATCATCTGGATGTTCAGCTTCATCACGAAGATCCTCTTCCTGCCGCCGCGGTCACCGGCGGGCGATCCCACCGGGCAGTTCTACGTGCTCTTCCTCGTTGCGGTGACGAAGTTCAGCGACATGGGCGCGTATGTCTTCGGCAGCCTTTTCGGCAAACACCCGTTCGTGCCGCACATCAGCCCGAAGAAGACCTGGGAAGGATTCTTCGGCGCGCTGTTTGCCTCGCTGCTCGCCGCCTTCGGCCTGCACTGGCTCATCCCGACGAAACTCGCGGCCTTCGGCACGATCGATCTCGCCGTGCTGGGCCTCGTGCTCGGCTTCGCGGCGGTGATCGGAGACCTCGCGGAATCCATCGTGAAACGCAGCACGCAGATCAAGGATTCCGGCGCCGCGCTGCCGGGCATCGGCGGCACGCTCGACCTCATCGACAGCCTGCTCTTCACCGCGCCGCTCCTCTATTTCTACATGCGCTTCGTGCTCGGCATCTCATGA
- a CDS encoding DegT/DnrJ/EryC1/StrS family aminotransferase, protein MAVPLLDLTRQFAQIRADVQREIDAVVASQHFILGPKVEAFESAIAAQIGCGHAVGMSSGTDAQLAVLMAAGIGPGDAVITTPYTFFATAGCIHRVGAESVFVDIDPVTLNLSPARLEECLRERCHRDAEGVLRTARGNRVRMICPVHLFGLCCEMDAINDLAAEFDLPVLEDAAQAIGAEYPSRDGVRQAGTLGHSAYFSFFPAKNLGAFGDAGLATCRDAAFASELRLMRNHGMEQRYFHHKVGGNFRIDALQAAILHAKLPYIAGWNAARRANAEKYAAAFAREGLLEFLTLPATPFAGQVAEHHIFHQYVLRAARRDELAAHLAANGIGHGIYYPVPLHRQECFAYLGHAEGDFPESERAAAETIALPIFPELSDAEHAEVVATIAAFYKA, encoded by the coding sequence ATGGCCGTTCCCCTTCTCGATCTCACGCGACAGTTCGCGCAAATTCGCGCGGACGTGCAGCGCGAGATCGATGCCGTCGTCGCCTCGCAGCATTTCATCCTCGGGCCGAAGGTCGAGGCCTTCGAGAGCGCCATCGCCGCGCAGATCGGCTGCGGCCACGCCGTCGGCATGTCGTCCGGCACGGATGCGCAGCTCGCCGTGCTCATGGCAGCCGGCATCGGGCCGGGCGATGCGGTCATCACGACGCCCTACACGTTTTTTGCGACCGCGGGCTGCATCCACCGCGTCGGCGCGGAATCCGTCTTTGTCGACATCGATCCCGTCACGCTGAACCTCAGCCCGGCCCGGCTCGAGGAATGCCTGCGCGAGCGTTGCCACCGCGACGCCGAGGGCGTGCTGCGCACCGCCCGGGGCAACCGCGTGCGAATGATCTGTCCGGTGCACCTTTTCGGTCTCTGCTGCGAGATGGATGCAATCAACGATCTCGCCGCGGAGTTCGATCTGCCCGTGCTCGAGGACGCCGCCCAGGCCATCGGCGCGGAATATCCCTCCCGCGATGGCGTGCGCCAGGCCGGCACGCTCGGCCACTCCGCCTACTTCAGCTTTTTCCCGGCCAAGAATCTTGGGGCCTTCGGCGACGCCGGTCTCGCGACCTGCCGCGATGCGGCTTTCGCGAGCGAGCTGCGCCTCATGCGCAATCACGGGATGGAGCAGCGCTATTTTCACCACAAGGTTGGCGGTAATTTCCGGATCGACGCGCTTCAGGCCGCCATTCTTCACGCGAAGCTGCCCTACATTGCGGGTTGGAACGCCGCCCGCCGCGCGAATGCCGAGAAATACGCGGCCGCGTTTGCCCGCGAGGGCCTGCTGGAATTTCTCACGCTGCCGGCCACGCCTTTCGCCGGCCAGGTGGCCGAGCATCACATCTTCCACCAATACGTGCTGCGCGCCGCGCGGCGCGATGAGCTCGCGGCTCATCTTGCGGCCAACGGTATCGGACATGGCATTTACTATCCGGTGCCCCTGCATCGGCAGGAATGTTTCGCGTATCTCGGGCACGCCGAGGGCGATTTTCCGGAATCCGAGCGAGCTGCGGCGGAAACGATCGCGCTGCCGATCTTCCCGGAACTCTCCGATGCCGAGCATGCGGAGGTCGTGGCGACCATCGCGGCTTTTTACAAGGCCTGA